In Chitinivibrionales bacterium, a genomic segment contains:
- a CDS encoding transcriptional repressor: MHYRKSRQRERILQVLKQTEAHPTADWIYHQLKDEIPDLSLGTVYRNLKVLMEQGHVRKVPFGSTFDRFDAKLDPHYHLVCEHCGKVLDFEMPVYDEINRRAQESSAFKVTRHRIDFFGICENCQKQIQQKTGNKDTSRGKRGRKSGRRKIV; the protein is encoded by the coding sequence ATGCATTACCGCAAAAGCCGACAACGCGAAAGAATTCTTCAAGTGCTCAAGCAGACGGAGGCCCACCCAACGGCCGACTGGATTTACCATCAACTGAAGGATGAGATTCCCGATCTGAGTCTGGGAACGGTATACAGGAACCTGAAGGTATTAATGGAGCAGGGGCATGTGCGGAAGGTTCCTTTCGGGAGTACTTTCGATCGTTTTGATGCAAAACTTGACCCGCATTACCATCTTGTATGCGAACACTGCGGGAAGGTGCTTGATTTTGAAATGCCTGTTTATGATGAGATAAATCGTCGTGCACAGGAAAGCAGCGCATTCAAAGTTACACGTCACAGAATCGATTTTTTCGGCATCTGTGAAAATTGTCAAAAGCAGATACAACAAAAAACCGGAAACAAAGACACTTCCCGTGGGAAAAGGGGAAGAAAGTCTGGAAGGAGAAAAATAGTATGA